The following proteins are encoded in a genomic region of Chitinophagaceae bacterium:
- a CDS encoding arginine deiminase, producing the protein MNLKLNSEFGTLKAVLTHQPGREIDRLTPYNIKEYLFEDVPYLEGVQEEHKEFTNLISQSCGAKIYRLKDLLIDIFIDDDLLLKCFQDALKRSSHARLAEEIIDRFSTAECANAMIGGLKVREIKHRIKTTTLKNESDSTFLIHPLPNLYFMRDPAAITPGGVICSRMKTKARHREAAILRNVFEHHPDFKEHFVPVFDGGEFTFDDDKPCIEGGDVIVLSSKALAVGNSERTDESAIKELARNLFKNSSVERVYQVNLPHKRNFMHLDTVFTIIDENLVVTYPDALEAILETKVYRADEKGVSGEMSIVTETVKEDFVSVLKNEIDHLEVISTGDGNPDYASREQWYDGANVFAIGPRRVISYNRNKHTNRALREAGVDVLEVRSAELSRGLGGPRCMTMPLWRQDF; encoded by the coding sequence ATGAACCTCAAATTGAATAGTGAATTTGGCACTTTAAAAGCAGTTTTAACCCACCAGCCGGGCAGAGAAATAGACCGTTTAACTCCTTATAATATTAAAGAATACCTTTTTGAAGACGTGCCTTATCTCGAAGGTGTTCAGGAAGAGCATAAGGAATTTACCAATTTAATAAGTCAGTCTTGTGGCGCAAAAATTTACCGCTTAAAAGATTTGCTCATTGACATCTTTATAGATGATGATCTTTTGCTGAAATGTTTTCAAGATGCTTTAAAAAGAAGTAGTCATGCTAGATTGGCGGAGGAAATTATCGATCGTTTTTCGACTGCCGAATGTGCAAACGCTATGATAGGAGGTTTAAAAGTACGGGAAATAAAGCATAGAATTAAAACCACTACTTTAAAAAATGAGTCTGACTCAACTTTTTTGATACACCCCTTACCTAATTTATATTTCATGAGAGACCCTGCAGCAATTACTCCGGGGGGAGTTATATGCAGTCGAATGAAAACAAAGGCAAGACATAGAGAGGCTGCTATTTTAAGAAATGTTTTTGAACACCATCCTGATTTCAAAGAGCATTTTGTACCCGTTTTTGATGGGGGAGAGTTTACTTTTGACGATGATAAGCCCTGTATTGAAGGAGGAGACGTAATAGTACTTTCATCAAAAGCACTTGCGGTAGGTAACAGTGAGCGAACAGACGAATCAGCAATTAAGGAACTTGCCAGAAATCTATTTAAAAACAGCAGTGTAGAAAGGGTTTATCAAGTTAATTTACCACATAAAAGAAATTTTATGCACCTGGATACTGTTTTTACAATCATTGATGAAAATCTGGTTGTAACTTATCCCGATGCTTTAGAGGCCATATTGGAAACTAAAGTTTACCGGGCAGACGAAAAAGGTGTCAGTGGAGAAATGAGTATAGTAACGGAAACTGTTAAAGAGGACTTTGTCTCGGTTTTAAAAAATGAAATCGATCATCTTGAAGTTATTTCTACAGGTGACGGAAACCCTGACTATGCATCCCGGGAGCAATGGTATGACGGGGCAAATGTTTTTGCAATTGGTCCTCGCAGAGTTATCTCATACAATAGAAATAAGCACACAAACAGAGCTTTGCGTGAGGCCGGTGTAGATGTTTTAGAAGTTAGGTCTGCGGAGCTTTCACGAGGACTTGGAGGCCCGAGATGTATGACAATGCCGCTTTGGAGACAAGACTTTTAA
- a CDS encoding putative sulfate exporter family transporter — MDLFVEFKKTLFFVLLIACFTPWATAPLALLAGILYVAVFGFPFTFNVSTVSSKLLKIAIVGLGFGISASEILNIGVKGLLLSSGVVIFTLLTGLLFLRLFRLPLKAGILVVSGTAICGGSAIAAVSPIIKADSKDMGLSLSLVFLLNAVAIWLFPYLGMLLNMESVSFGYWSALAIHDTSSVLGAASVFDEKALEVATTTKLLRTLWIIPLSIGIWIWSKKQWPEKSGSRGKIAFPYFILFFILAVLMNSILTDGNQIFEQLSNVSRTLLVVVLFLIGTGINKKDFKMSNLSIIILGVALWVLLSTTSYFVITSF; from the coding sequence ATAGATTTGTTTGTTGAATTTAAAAAAACCTTGTTTTTTGTATTGCTGATTGCCTGCTTTACCCCATGGGCAACAGCACCTTTAGCCTTGTTAGCCGGCATTTTGTATGTAGCAGTTTTTGGATTTCCTTTCACCTTCAATGTGAGTACAGTTTCATCAAAACTTTTAAAAATAGCAATTGTTGGATTGGGTTTTGGAATAAGCGCTTCAGAGATTCTTAATATAGGTGTAAAAGGCTTACTATTAAGTTCGGGAGTGGTTATCTTTACTCTTTTAACAGGTTTGTTATTTTTAAGACTCTTCAGACTCCCCTTAAAAGCAGGGATATTGGTCGTAAGCGGAACAGCAATTTGTGGAGGAAGCGCAATAGCAGCAGTAAGTCCTATAATTAAAGCAGACTCAAAAGACATGGGCTTGTCTCTTAGTCTGGTATTTTTGTTAAATGCTGTGGCTATTTGGTTGTTCCCATATTTGGGTATGCTTCTGAATATGGAAAGTGTTTCATTCGGTTATTGGTCTGCTCTTGCGATTCATGATACGAGTTCCGTATTGGGAGCAGCATCAGTTTTTGATGAAAAAGCACTGGAAGTAGCCACAACAACTAAATTGCTGAGAACTTTATGGATTATTCCACTCAGTATCGGAATTTGGATATGGTCAAAAAAACAATGGCCGGAAAAAAGTGGTAGCCGTGGAAAGATAGCTTTTCCTTATTTTATACTATTCTTTATATTAGCAGTGCTTATGAACAGTATTCTTACAGATGGAAATCAGATATTTGAGCAACTGTCAAATGTTTCCAGAACCTTGTTAGTTGTCGTGTTATTTCTAATAGGAACCGGCATCAATAAAAAGGACTTCAAAATGTCAAATCTAAGTATCATAATACTAGGTGTTGCGCTTTGGGTATTGCTAAGCACTACT